A stretch of the Actinoalloteichus fjordicus genome encodes the following:
- a CDS encoding rhomboid family intramembrane serine protease has protein sequence MRRPQTLAGAAVGTRPIVVPVLIALNVLVYLITAAQAGNPMRNSASALFDAWALWPPQVAAGEWWRLATSGFLHFGLLHLALNMFALWVLGRDLEVLLGRARFIAVYLVSLLGGGVAVYLLGDLGTQVAGASGAVFGLMGGIAVAAIRLKVNPRQALMVIGINLVISVTIPGISLLGHVGGLVIGALAVAGMVFAPRDRRNLVQIGTVAALVILIVALFFLRDAQLGEWMCVTGADGRPGCGRIGG, from the coding sequence GTGCGCAGGCCCCAGACGCTGGCTGGTGCGGCGGTGGGCACCAGGCCGATCGTCGTTCCGGTCCTCATCGCGTTGAACGTGCTGGTCTATCTCATCACCGCCGCCCAGGCGGGCAATCCGATGCGCAACTCGGCATCGGCACTCTTCGACGCCTGGGCGCTGTGGCCGCCCCAGGTCGCCGCAGGGGAGTGGTGGCGGCTGGCCACCTCGGGCTTCCTGCACTTCGGTCTGCTGCACCTCGCGTTGAACATGTTCGCGCTGTGGGTGCTCGGTCGGGACCTGGAGGTCCTGCTCGGCAGGGCACGCTTCATCGCCGTCTACCTCGTGTCCCTGCTGGGCGGCGGGGTGGCGGTGTACCTGCTCGGTGATCTGGGCACTCAGGTCGCAGGCGCGTCCGGCGCGGTGTTCGGCCTGATGGGCGGCATCGCAGTCGCGGCGATCCGCCTGAAGGTCAACCCCAGGCAGGCGCTGATGGTCATCGGCATCAACCTGGTCATCAGCGTCACCATCCCCGGCATCTCGCTGCTCGGACACGTCGGCGGGCTGGTGATCGGCGCCCTGGCCGTCGCCGGGATGGTCTTCGCGCCTCGGGACCGCCGCAACCTCGTCCAGATCGGCACGGTGGCGGCCCTGGTGATCCTGATCGTCGCCCTGTTCTTCCTCCGCGACGCCCAGCTCGGTGAGTGGATGTGCGTGACGGGCGCCGACGGGCGGCCGGGTTGTGGGCGGATCGGCGGCTGA
- a CDS encoding FtsW/RodA/SpoVE family cell cycle protein codes for MANPVDAASNPGQAAPRPPAMPTRRNTELLLLAFAALLVTIANVLVEANQEQELTSQLLYNGVAFLALFGIAHLAVRKWAPYADPLILPFAALLNGIGLIMIHRIDLARIAAAPERNALVNRQIGWMVVSIVLFVLVLAFVRDHRMMARFGYTCGFVGLFALALPGFLPYSISGAGGAKIWIRIGGAGIQPGEFAKILLLIFFASFLVSKRDLFTVAGRRFLGMEFPRMRDMAPMLLAWAASVGVLVFERDLGTSLLFFGLVLVMIYIATERASWVVIGLSLFAAGCVIAYPLFNHLRVRVLNFLDPLGRLDASDGDSYQLVQSLFGLGTGGIFGTGLGGGRPTLIPAAETDFIISAIGEEIGFVGVAAVLLLYLLLVMRGLRTALAVRDSFGKLMASGLAFIIGLQVFIVVGGATRLIPSTGITAPFLSYGGSSLLANYILIALLLLISDAARRPPPPSKPKPKQAPIAEAHTEMVARPT; via the coding sequence ATGGCCAACCCGGTCGACGCCGCGTCGAATCCGGGGCAGGCAGCGCCACGGCCTCCTGCCATGCCCACTCGTCGAAACACCGAACTGCTGCTGCTGGCCTTCGCCGCGTTGCTCGTCACCATCGCCAACGTGCTGGTGGAGGCGAACCAGGAGCAGGAGCTGACCAGTCAGCTGCTCTACAACGGGGTGGCCTTCCTCGCCCTCTTCGGCATCGCGCACCTGGCGGTGCGCAAGTGGGCGCCGTATGCCGATCCGCTGATCCTCCCGTTCGCGGCACTGCTCAACGGGATCGGGTTGATCATGATTCATCGGATCGACCTCGCCAGGATCGCGGCCGCCCCGGAACGCAACGCGCTGGTCAACCGTCAGATCGGGTGGATGGTCGTCAGCATCGTGCTGTTCGTGCTGGTCCTGGCGTTCGTCAGGGACCACCGGATGATGGCGCGCTTCGGCTATACCTGTGGTTTCGTCGGGCTCTTCGCCCTGGCCCTGCCGGGGTTCCTGCCTTACAGCATCTCTGGTGCGGGCGGCGCGAAGATCTGGATCAGGATCGGCGGTGCGGGCATCCAGCCCGGGGAGTTCGCCAAGATCCTTCTGTTGATCTTCTTCGCCTCCTTCCTCGTGTCCAAACGAGACCTGTTCACCGTGGCGGGCCGTCGTTTCCTCGGGATGGAATTCCCTCGGATGCGCGACATGGCCCCGATGCTGCTGGCCTGGGCCGCCTCCGTCGGCGTCCTGGTCTTCGAGCGTGACCTCGGCACCTCGCTGCTGTTCTTCGGCCTGGTGCTGGTGATGATCTACATTGCCACGGAGCGCGCGTCCTGGGTCGTCATCGGGCTGAGCCTCTTCGCGGCGGGTTGTGTCATCGCCTATCCGCTCTTCAACCACCTTCGGGTCCGGGTGTTGAACTTCCTCGACCCGTTGGGCAGGCTGGATGCCTCCGATGGGGACAGCTACCAACTCGTCCAATCGTTGTTCGGCCTCGGAACCGGCGGCATCTTCGGCACCGGACTGGGCGGCGGCAGGCCCACGTTGATCCCTGCGGCAGAGACCGACTTCATCATCTCGGCTATCGGTGAGGAGATCGGGTTCGTCGGCGTCGCCGCCGTCCTGCTCCTCTACTTGTTGCTGGTGATGCGAGGTCTGCGCACCGCGTTGGCCGTTCGGGACAGCTTCGGCAAACTGATGGCCAGCGGGCTGGCCTTCATCATCGGCCTTCAGGTGTTCATCGTGGTCGGCGGGGCCACCCGACTGATCCCGTCCACCGGCATCACCGCCCCGTTCCTGTCCTACGGCGGCTCCTCGCTGCTGGCGAACTACATCCTGATCGCGCTGCTCCTGCTCATCTCGGACGCGGCCCGCAGGCCTCCGCCGCCATCTAAGCCCAAACCCAAGCAGGCGCCGATCGCGGAGGCGCACACGGAAATGGTGGCTCGACCGACATGA
- the pknB gene encoding Stk1 family PASTA domain-containing Ser/Thr kinase — MSTQRLLSNRYELGDTLGYGGMSEVHMGRDVRLSRDVAVKVLRADLARDPTFQLRFRREAQNAAALNHPAIVAVYDTGETETEHGPLPYIVMEYVDGRTLRDMVKGDGPLTGRRAMEIMADASAALDFSHRHGIIHRDVKPANIMITKSGAVKVMDFGIARALHDGQAAVTQTAAVIGTAQYLSPEQARGEAVDARSDVYAAGCVLFELLTGEPPFTGDSPVAVAYQHVREDPRRPSEVNDQITPALDAIILKAMSKNPANRYQSAAEMRADLIRVLSGQRPNAPMVMTDEERTTMLGGAEDSPQPGRRRRPPPPVEEDYDLADEEEERRARRRKGLVAALITVLCVGIIALAAYLTSSGFFNSGEDEAPPTQQVEVPADLVGMTEADARSALADAGLRINIGEGQESTAEDAGTVLATDPTPGSSVDEGSSVTITLGLGPGTSTVPDLSRMSAEDAGRALREVGLQLNPSYGREEVDDESLVDLVVGQDPPADQEVEADTSVQITLGVAAQQVSVINVVGQQYDVAAGNLQGAELDVRREDVDGVAEEGEVLSQNVPAGSTVDPGTTITLQVSRGNQITMPDLSLLEPEEAELRLRDLGWEGTFTEQTTGVDDIEQIGRVVDQSVNTGEPLGRSASVTVGVGRLTGGGPSFDPP, encoded by the coding sequence ATGAGCACGCAGCGACTGCTCTCCAACCGCTATGAACTGGGTGACACACTCGGTTATGGCGGCATGTCCGAGGTCCATATGGGCAGGGACGTCCGACTCAGCCGCGATGTGGCCGTCAAGGTGCTGCGCGCCGACCTCGCCAGAGACCCCACCTTCCAGCTTCGCTTCCGTCGGGAGGCGCAGAACGCGGCGGCGCTGAATCACCCGGCGATCGTCGCGGTCTATGACACTGGCGAGACGGAGACCGAGCACGGTCCGCTCCCCTACATCGTCATGGAGTACGTCGACGGCCGGACGCTGCGGGACATGGTGAAGGGCGACGGCCCGCTCACCGGCCGCCGCGCGATGGAGATCATGGCCGATGCGAGCGCCGCGCTGGACTTCAGCCATCGGCACGGCATCATCCACCGCGACGTCAAGCCCGCGAACATCATGATCACCAAGTCCGGCGCCGTGAAGGTGATGGACTTCGGCATCGCTCGAGCCCTGCACGACGGCCAGGCCGCCGTCACCCAGACCGCGGCGGTGATCGGCACCGCGCAGTATCTGTCGCCGGAGCAGGCTCGCGGCGAGGCCGTCGACGCCCGCAGTGACGTCTACGCGGCGGGCTGCGTGCTGTTCGAGCTGCTGACCGGGGAGCCGCCGTTCACCGGTGACTCGCCGGTGGCCGTCGCCTACCAGCACGTTCGCGAGGATCCCCGGCGGCCGTCCGAGGTGAACGACCAGATCACGCCCGCCCTGGACGCGATCATCCTCAAGGCGATGAGCAAGAACCCGGCCAACCGGTACCAGTCGGCGGCGGAGATGCGTGCCGACCTGATTCGGGTGCTGTCGGGTCAGCGGCCGAACGCGCCGATGGTGATGACCGACGAGGAACGCACCACGATGCTCGGCGGCGCCGAGGACTCGCCCCAACCGGGCAGGCGTCGTCGGCCGCCCCCGCCGGTCGAGGAGGACTACGACCTCGCCGACGAGGAGGAGGAACGCCGCGCTCGCAGGCGCAAGGGACTGGTCGCCGCCCTCATCACCGTCCTGTGCGTCGGGATCATCGCCCTGGCCGCGTATCTGACAAGCAGCGGGTTCTTCAATTCGGGTGAGGACGAGGCGCCGCCCACTCAGCAGGTGGAGGTGCCTGCCGATCTGGTCGGGATGACCGAGGCGGACGCTCGAAGCGCCCTGGCCGATGCCGGTCTGCGCATCAACATCGGCGAGGGCCAGGAGTCGACCGCAGAAGATGCGGGCACCGTCCTGGCCACCGATCCGACGCCCGGTAGCTCGGTCGACGAGGGCTCGTCCGTCACGATCACCCTCGGGCTCGGACCCGGCACCTCGACGGTGCCGGATCTGTCGCGCATGTCCGCCGAGGATGCGGGCAGGGCGCTTCGTGAGGTGGGCCTGCAGCTCAATCCGAGTTACGGGCGCGAGGAGGTCGACGACGAGAGTCTGGTCGACCTCGTCGTGGGGCAGGACCCGCCTGCGGACCAGGAGGTCGAAGCGGACACCAGCGTCCAGATCACCCTCGGGGTGGCTGCTCAGCAGGTCTCGGTGATCAATGTCGTCGGCCAGCAGTACGACGTGGCAGCCGGAAACCTGCAGGGCGCCGAGCTGGACGTGCGGCGGGAAGACGTCGACGGCGTGGCGGAGGAGGGCGAGGTCCTCTCGCAGAACGTCCCGGCGGGCTCCACCGTCGATCCGGGGACGACCATCACCCTTCAGGTGTCGCGCGGCAACCAGATCACGATGCCCGACCTGAGCCTGCTCGAGCCCGAGGAGGCGGAGCTGCGGCTGCGGGACCTGGGCTGGGAGGGCACGTTCACGGAGCAGACGACGGGCGTGGACGACATCGAGCAGATCGGCCGCGTCGTGGATCAGTCGGTGAACACCGGCGAACCGCTCGGCAGGAGTGCCTCGGTGACGGTCGGCGTCGGGCGATTGACCGGTGGCGGGCCCTCGTTCGACCCGCCGTGA
- a CDS encoding protein kinase domain-containing protein has product MLTSGQLLADRYRLGRRIAVGGMGEVWEAADTRLDRKVAVKVLKPELCGNAEFLHRFRTEARTTASLNHPNIAAIHDYGETAAVPDGPEDTAYLVMELVEGDPLAAILANQGRLNADRALDMLEQAGQALQAAHERGYVHRDVKPGNIMVTPNGKVKLTDFGIAKAADAAPVTRSGMVMGTAHYIAPEQALGGEAEPASDVYSLAVVGYECLMGHRPFVSDNAVTVAMMHIRENVPPLPPDVPIGARTLIENTLVKDPRRRYRTGGEFAAAVSAVRAGHPLPPPSGLAMALQTGPVTGNIPRVHTGNMMMPAQPVPNVPPTPGHGGVPMGPPPVGYHHHGPMPQRRRGGAVLWVVIAVLTVAIVALTVWGVNSMLEDGRAQSTSGAESEAGGTGPAVSGEDVLPSLPSPGDRRPTEEPAVEDFDLVEIAPSDFEGRPAEQAEVMLAELKMRTTLSSVDGEAVESPRTCMVTSVEPSGPLPPGTEITVRCSPGGA; this is encoded by the coding sequence GTGCTCACGTCCGGGCAGCTCCTCGCGGACCGCTACCGACTCGGCAGGCGGATCGCGGTCGGCGGCATGGGCGAGGTCTGGGAGGCGGCGGACACCCGACTTGACCGCAAGGTCGCGGTCAAGGTGCTCAAGCCGGAGCTCTGCGGCAATGCCGAGTTCCTGCATCGATTCCGCACCGAGGCCCGCACCACGGCCTCGCTGAACCATCCGAACATCGCGGCGATCCACGACTACGGTGAGACCGCCGCCGTGCCCGACGGGCCCGAGGACACCGCCTACCTGGTGATGGAGCTGGTCGAGGGCGACCCGCTCGCCGCGATCCTCGCAAACCAGGGCAGGCTCAACGCCGATCGGGCGTTGGACATGCTCGAGCAGGCCGGTCAGGCACTACAGGCCGCTCACGAACGGGGCTACGTCCACCGGGACGTCAAACCCGGCAACATCATGGTGACGCCGAACGGAAAGGTGAAGCTCACCGACTTCGGCATCGCCAAGGCAGCCGACGCCGCACCGGTCACCCGTTCCGGGATGGTGATGGGCACCGCCCACTACATCGCACCGGAACAGGCCCTGGGCGGCGAGGCGGAGCCCGCGAGCGACGTCTACTCGCTGGCGGTCGTCGGTTACGAGTGTCTGATGGGGCATCGGCCGTTCGTCTCGGACAACGCGGTTACCGTCGCCATGATGCACATCAGGGAGAACGTGCCGCCGCTCCCACCGGACGTGCCGATCGGCGCCCGGACTCTCATCGAGAACACCCTGGTCAAGGACCCGCGTCGGCGGTATCGGACCGGGGGCGAGTTCGCCGCCGCGGTGTCGGCGGTCCGGGCGGGACATCCGCTGCCGCCGCCGTCCGGACTGGCGATGGCGCTTCAGACCGGTCCCGTGACGGGGAACATCCCTCGGGTGCACACCGGCAACATGATGATGCCCGCGCAGCCCGTCCCGAACGTGCCGCCGACCCCTGGACACGGCGGAGTCCCGATGGGCCCGCCGCCGGTCGGGTATCACCACCACGGCCCGATGCCGCAACGACGGCGGGGCGGCGCGGTGCTCTGGGTGGTCATCGCCGTCCTCACCGTCGCGATCGTCGCGCTGACCGTCTGGGGAGTGAATTCGATGCTGGAGGACGGTCGGGCTCAGTCGACGTCGGGCGCCGAGAGCGAGGCGGGCGGCACCGGCCCCGCCGTCTCCGGCGAGGACGTCTTACCGTCGCTGCCCTCACCGGGAGACCGTCGGCCGACGGAGGAACCGGCGGTCGAGGACTTCGATCTCGTCGAGATCGCACCGAGTGACTTCGAGGGCAGACCGGCCGAACAGGCTGAGGTGATGCTCGCCGAGCTCAAGATGCGGACGACCCTGTCGTCGGTCGACGGGGAGGCCGTGGAATCCCCTCGTACCTGCATGGTGACGTCCGTTGAACCGAGTGGTCCGCTGCCGCCTGGCACCGAGATCACCGTGCGGTGTAGCCCTGGAGGTGCTTGA
- a CDS encoding nuclear transport factor 2 family protein — protein MVSTAEEQARRTIDRYLQLLAAGDVAGVLELFTDDGVVRSPMNGAIPAREFYPELAATTARSMITPIDVYLSVTDPRCAAVRFRYDWRLPDDTATTFDCIDVITLDDTGRIAELRIVYDTHPLRMAWQASLPAP, from the coding sequence ATGGTGTCCACGGCGGAGGAACAGGCGCGGCGGACCATCGATCGGTATCTTCAGCTGCTCGCCGCCGGTGATGTGGCGGGCGTGCTGGAGCTGTTCACCGATGACGGGGTGGTCCGCTCACCGATGAACGGAGCGATCCCGGCACGCGAGTTCTATCCGGAACTCGCCGCCACCACCGCGCGATCGATGATCACGCCGATCGACGTCTACCTCTCCGTCACCGACCCGCGGTGCGCGGCCGTTCGATTCCGCTATGACTGGCGCCTCCCGGATGACACCGCCACCACCTTCGACTGCATCGACGTGATCACGCTCGACGACACCGGCCGTATCGCCGAGCTGCGCATCGTCTACGACACCCATCCGCTGCGGATGGCCTGGCAGGCCAGCCTCCCCGCACCGTGA
- a CDS encoding aminodeoxychorismate/anthranilate synthase component II produces MRILVVDNYDSFVFNLVQYLAQLDVEVLVRRNDVVEPADLDQVSGVLISPGPSTPERAGQSIDVIRRCAARSLPVLGVCLGHQAIAAAWGGVVDRAPELLHGKTSQVHHTGVGVLAGLPQPFTATRYHSLTVRPDTVPDAFEVTGRTESGVVMAIRHRELPIEGVQFHPESVLTDGGHRMLANWLAVCGRTVPAALVDELERGARTIAAAAHA; encoded by the coding sequence GTGCGCATCCTGGTCGTCGACAACTACGACAGCTTCGTCTTCAACCTGGTCCAGTACCTCGCCCAGTTGGACGTCGAGGTGCTGGTCAGACGCAACGACGTCGTCGAGCCTGCCGATCTCGACCAGGTGAGCGGCGTGCTCATCAGTCCCGGTCCGAGCACTCCGGAACGAGCAGGGCAGAGCATCGACGTCATCCGACGCTGCGCCGCGCGCTCGCTGCCGGTGCTCGGCGTCTGCCTGGGTCACCAGGCGATCGCCGCAGCCTGGGGCGGGGTCGTCGATCGCGCCCCCGAACTCCTGCACGGCAAGACCAGCCAGGTTCACCACACCGGGGTCGGGGTGCTCGCCGGGCTGCCGCAGCCGTTCACCGCCACCCGATACCACTCGCTGACCGTCCGTCCGGACACCGTTCCGGATGCCTTCGAAGTGACGGGGCGCACCGAGTCGGGGGTGGTGATGGCGATCCGGCATCGAGAGCTGCCGATCGAGGGCGTCCAGTTCCACCCCGAGTCGGTGCTCACCGACGGCGGGCATCGGATGCTGGCGAACTGGCTGGCCGTCTGCGGCCGGACGGTTCCGGCGGCACTGGTCGACGAGCTGGAGCGCGGCGCCCGCACGATCGCGGCGGCGGCGCACGCCTGA
- the crgA gene encoding cell division protein CrgA, with amino-acid sequence MPKSKVRKKDVYTVPQDKRTPVKVKAVGPSHPVYVSVMLGIMLIGLLWLIVNYIAGDRIPLMAELGAWNFAIGFALMITGLLMTMRWR; translated from the coding sequence ATGCCGAAGTCCAAGGTCCGTAAGAAGGACGTCTACACCGTTCCGCAGGATAAGCGCACGCCGGTGAAGGTGAAGGCGGTGGGTCCTTCACATCCGGTCTACGTGTCCGTGATGCTCGGGATCATGCTGATCGGCCTCCTGTGGCTGATCGTCAACTACATCGCCGGGGACCGCATCCCGCTGATGGCCGAGCTCGGAGCGTGGAACTTCGCCATCGGCTTCGCGCTCATGATCACCGGCCTGCTGATGACCATGCGGTGGCGTTGA
- a CDS encoding class E sortase, translating to MPRRARREQPDHPVAPETSATALSAASPEHAWPQTGRLETPESQAGPRRGPGPRPAAPPPGGAQQPPARRPVESPTGRRTRPPQAAPLASEPPARPRRGVEPREERTHSDPWPGSAALMGGVLPVPGSDEPRGMPSGQAAPSQAGPGQPPPGPGMPGQAGQFSPPNPSMRSDPAFPPPPGGQDGLESRLGSRLDGDLDLDDGERSRPPLEQGAGMPTRQIPQVARQAGPPMQAGASMQAGQGRQQPAEAVTELIAPVEDQDAETYHEDDYDDDRHGDHDDEYPDDDLDEEHEAAAQAAPRRRPKKKQAPARKKDSAGRIIARSGGELMLTAGFVVLLFVFYELFVTGWFTSARQAQADSRMEEQWQAGDNERGAGLDPMEGEAFARIFVPKFGPDYQYSIVEGTSDAHLEVGPGHYIDTAMPGERGNFAVAGHRVGWDSPFNNLDLLESCDAIVIEGASEWFVYRVLPMESEIADWENTRASRPECTDVPSLVDPTVDGGGAYGNTPGRQIVTPSQGEVILPVPSNRGAEVAEADQRALITLTTCHPRFSARERMIIHGLLTAQYPKDGEGAQLPPELSQ from the coding sequence GTGCCGCGCAGGGCTCGCCGGGAGCAGCCGGACCACCCCGTCGCGCCGGAGACGTCCGCGACGGCGCTGTCGGCCGCGTCCCCCGAGCACGCCTGGCCGCAGACGGGGCGGCTGGAGACTCCCGAGTCGCAGGCGGGCCCCCGGCGCGGACCTGGACCACGCCCGGCCGCGCCACCGCCCGGCGGAGCCCAGCAGCCGCCCGCCCGTCGTCCTGTCGAGTCGCCGACGGGCAGGCGCACCCGCCCGCCGCAGGCCGCTCCGCTCGCGTCGGAGCCGCCCGCTCGGCCTCGTCGGGGCGTGGAGCCTCGGGAGGAGCGGACTCACTCGGACCCGTGGCCGGGGTCTGCGGCGCTGATGGGCGGCGTGCTTCCCGTGCCGGGCTCGGACGAGCCGCGCGGGATGCCGTCGGGCCAGGCCGCACCGAGTCAGGCCGGACCGGGACAGCCGCCGCCCGGCCCCGGAATGCCGGGACAGGCGGGACAGTTCTCCCCGCCGAACCCCTCGATGCGGTCCGATCCGGCATTCCCGCCGCCGCCCGGCGGCCAGGACGGCCTGGAGTCGAGGCTGGGTTCGCGGCTCGACGGCGATCTCGATCTCGACGACGGCGAGAGGTCTCGTCCGCCGCTTGAGCAGGGCGCAGGCATGCCGACCCGGCAGATCCCGCAGGTGGCCCGCCAGGCAGGGCCGCCGATGCAGGCAGGCGCTTCGATGCAGGCAGGCCAGGGCAGGCAGCAGCCTGCCGAGGCGGTCACCGAGTTGATCGCCCCGGTGGAGGACCAGGACGCCGAGACCTATCACGAGGACGACTACGACGACGATCGCCACGGCGATCACGACGACGAGTACCCCGACGATGATCTCGACGAGGAGCACGAGGCCGCGGCACAGGCCGCTCCCCGGCGGCGGCCGAAGAAGAAGCAGGCCCCGGCACGGAAGAAGGACAGCGCAGGTCGGATCATCGCGCGCTCCGGCGGCGAGCTGATGCTGACCGCAGGCTTCGTAGTGCTGCTCTTCGTCTTCTACGAGCTCTTCGTGACCGGCTGGTTCACCTCGGCGCGGCAGGCACAGGCCGACTCGCGGATGGAGGAGCAGTGGCAGGCGGGCGACAACGAGCGCGGCGCGGGCCTCGATCCGATGGAGGGCGAGGCGTTCGCTCGCATCTTCGTGCCCAAGTTCGGCCCTGACTACCAGTACAGCATCGTCGAGGGCACCAGCGACGCCCACCTCGAGGTCGGTCCCGGTCACTACATCGACACGGCGATGCCCGGTGAGCGCGGCAACTTCGCCGTGGCCGGACACCGGGTCGGCTGGGACTCGCCGTTCAACAACCTCGACCTGCTGGAGAGCTGCGACGCCATCGTCATCGAGGGCGCCTCCGAGTGGTTCGTCTACCGCGTGCTGCCCATGGAGAGCGAGATCGCGGACTGGGAGAACACGCGGGCCAGCAGGCCGGAGTGCACCGACGTCCCGTCGCTGGTGGACCCGACGGTGGACGGCGGCGGCGCCTACGGGAACACTCCCGGCAGGCAGATCGTCACCCCGAGCCAGGGCGAGGTCATCCTGCCGGTGCCGAGTAACCGAGGCGCCGAGGTGGCCGAGGCCGATCAGCGCGCGTTGATCACGCTGACCACCTGTCACCCGAGATTCTCGGCGCGGGAGCGGATGATCATCCACGGTCTGTTGACCGCTCAGTACCCGAAGGACGGGGAGGGAGCTCAGCTTCCGCCTGAACTCAGCCAGTGA
- a CDS encoding peptidoglycan D,D-transpeptidase FtsI family protein, which translates to MNTPIRRVALTVMLMIVALLANLTYIQVIWSDELRAHPRNSRTLTEELARQRGDIIVGNEAVATVVETGDNVYPYQRTYPDGPVYAPITGYYSPAGRTGLERAEDPVLNGSDDRLFVRRLSDLITGRDARGGMVELTINRRMQETAYQMMTDQGLTGSVVAIEPDTGRILTMVSTPTFDPNDLATLDSEARSEAITRLEEDEGRPLHNRAISETQPPGSTFKLLVTAAALENGYTADSAVNPASSIQLPGTNTMLPNFNNNDCGNGRNATLLQAVEESCNVPFGELADELGPEVLQEKAEALGFSDPDLEIPMTVASSELGPMSDRPATFQTGIGQRDVRVTPLQNAMMVATIANEGTRMQPHVVSTIRSPELDELDQTRPDEVEDAMSPQVAQSLTEMMIAAEAHAGGEGQIPGVTIASKTGTAQWGVDPNATNPHAWYVAFAPAEDPQVAVAVLVEAGGNVGQGATGGRVAAPIGRAVIGAGLGGG; encoded by the coding sequence ATGAACACTCCGATCCGTCGAGTCGCACTCACCGTGATGTTGATGATCGTCGCCTTGCTGGCGAACCTGACCTACATCCAGGTGATCTGGTCCGACGAGCTGCGGGCTCATCCGCGCAACAGCCGGACGCTCACCGAGGAGCTCGCACGCCAGCGCGGCGACATCATCGTCGGTAACGAGGCGGTTGCCACCGTCGTGGAGACGGGCGACAACGTCTACCCCTACCAGCGGACCTACCCCGACGGCCCGGTCTACGCGCCGATCACCGGCTACTACTCGCCTGCAGGCCGCACCGGACTGGAGCGCGCCGAGGACCCGGTGCTCAATGGCTCCGACGACCGGCTGTTCGTCCGCAGGCTCTCCGACCTGATCACCGGTCGGGATGCCAGGGGCGGCATGGTCGAGCTCACCATCAATCGGCGGATGCAGGAGACCGCCTATCAGATGATGACCGACCAGGGGCTCACCGGCTCGGTCGTCGCGATCGAGCCGGACACCGGCCGTATCCTGACTATGGTCTCGACACCCACTTTCGACCCCAACGACCTGGCCACACTGGATTCCGAGGCAAGGTCCGAGGCGATCACGAGGCTGGAGGAGGACGAGGGCCGCCCGCTGCACAACCGGGCGATCTCGGAGACCCAGCCGCCCGGGTCGACCTTCAAGCTGCTGGTCACGGCGGCGGCGCTGGAGAACGGCTACACGGCCGACAGCGCGGTCAACCCGGCATCCTCGATCCAGCTGCCGGGCACCAACACCATGCTGCCCAACTTCAACAACAACGACTGCGGCAACGGCCGGAACGCCACCCTGCTCCAGGCGGTCGAAGAGTCCTGCAACGTGCCCTTCGGCGAGCTCGCCGACGAACTCGGCCCGGAGGTCCTTCAGGAGAAGGCCGAGGCGCTAGGCTTCAGTGATCCGGATCTCGAGATCCCGATGACGGTGGCCTCGTCCGAACTGGGACCGATGTCCGACAGGCCTGCGACGTTCCAGACCGGCATCGGGCAGCGCGACGTCCGGGTCACTCCGTTGCAGAACGCGATGATGGTCGCGACGATCGCGAACGAGGGCACCCGGATGCAGCCGCACGTGGTCTCGACGATTCGATCCCCCGAACTCGACGAGCTGGATCAGACCCGGCCGGACGAGGTCGAGGACGCAATGTCGCCGCAGGTGGCGCAGAGCCTCACCGAGATGATGATCGCCGCAGAGGCCCACGCAGGCGGTGAAGGCCAGATCCCCGGCGTGACGATCGCGTCGAAGACCGGTACCGCCCAGTGGGGCGTCGATCCGAATGCGACCAACCCGCACGCCTGGTACGTCGCCTTCGCCCCCGCCGAGGATCCGCAGGTCGCGGTGGCGGTGCTCGTCGAGGCGGGCGGCAACGTCGGCCAGGGTGCCACCGGCGGCCGAGTGGCCGCTCCGATTGGCCGGGCAGTGATCGGCGCCGGGCTCGGAGGTGGCTGA